AAAGGCAAGCACATGGTGTAGGGGGAAGAACAGAAAGGACAGGCCGATGAGTGGCTCCTCTGAGGTCCCCACCTCCAAATCCCTCTCTTCCAATAGCCCCAGGAGCCAGGGcgaaaaagtgtttttattttatttatttattttttttgagacgaagtctcactctattgcccagactggagtgcagtggtgcgatctcggctcactgcaacttccgcctcctgggttcaagtgattctcctgcctcagcctcccgagtagctgggactacaggtgcccaccaccatgcctgactagtttttttatttttggtagagacggggtttcagcatgttggccaggctgctctcgaactcctgacctcaggtgatccacccatctcggcctcccaaagtgctgggattacaggtgtgagccaccacgcccagccaaagtGTTTTCATTTAAAGAAGAAGCTTTTAATCTAAAGGTGGGGCCTGGTTTTACCTGTTAAGGCAGTGCTCCTAGGAGGGGCCTTTGTGAGGAGTCAGTTCCCTGCCCCGTCTCACCCAGGGAATCAGTCCCAGGGAGCCTGGTGTCCCTGACCAGCCTAGAGTGGTCAGGGCTGAGATTGCAAATTCACCCCCATCCTGAGGCCACTGCACAAACAAAGTCCTTGCCTCCCTGGCCCTCTATCCCCACTGCCCCTCTGCAGAGGGTCCAAGTTGGGGCTGGAAGCTCACTTTCTCAGAGACCCAGGGGTCCCACTCTAAAGCAGGAAGGTGAGATTCCACTGGAGGTATTGGGTGGggagatgaggaagcagagggcTTGACAGTATGAGGGCTCAGAGGTACTTGGGACCAGGCCCAGTGTAAACTGCAAATGCAGGACCCCTTGTTCAAAATTATTAAGAACTTGAAGATGAGGACAGCAGGGCATTGAACAAAGCACAGGAATCTTCTGGAGTACAGGGGAGCCCTTTGTGACTGCTAATGTCTGCTCAACAACCTCACCCCTCAGGCAGCTGTTGGGTGGGAGGCAAGCCCCAAAACACTTGGAGGAAGAAGCAGCCCACAGGATTCGTCCCTGCCCCAGCTGCTCTTCCTGGGACTGGACCTCAGGGCTAAGCCATGAAATGATTTACCTGCAGGTGTGCTAGCCCTGCCCGAACTAAGAGCTCTCCAGGAGCAGGCACAAGTCTCATTCAATCTTTATGTCATTGGGATCTAACACCCCTCTGCACACAGTAGACTCAATAAAAGGCAGATGGACTGAACTCAGAGCCCTCCAGTGTCACCTGAGCTGCCCTCCTCCACTGGTCAGCACCCAGTGTTACACCAAACAAAGCGCTCCTCCCCTTTCCCACACAGTCCACTTTCATTCAAATGAATGGCGTTTCCTTATCGTGCTTCCACCACCCACAGGAGTGCATCCCTTCTTCAGCAGCCTGCTTCTGCCTTCCCTCCCCATCCCACACAACCTGGCTTCTTCCCTCTGGTCCTTTTTGGTCCTTTCACTCCCCCTTGGCTGTCATTCTGCCTCTGTCCTTAGGTCTACCCTCAAGATTTTCCTGTGTGGCCCAAAGCCACATCCTCCACCGCCACTAAAAGGGGCCAGCTGGGATTCTGTAATTAGGTGGGCTGGAAGGAAAGGGTATGTCTGAGTGACTGGCACTGACAATACACTTCTAGGGTGCTGTATTCGGAAAGCAGGCCCAGGTGGGTCAGAGGGTCTGAGGATCACGGCGGTAGGGCCACGGATCGTTCTAGGAAGCCTACCTCTTCTGCTGCAGCATATGAAGCTTGTCCAGGTGCTGGTCCCAGTCTTGTTCTCTGACCAGAAAGGAGGGCAGAAGTTTCTGGAGTTGGCTCCCGGGCCCTTCTGCCTTAGGTAGAAAACCCCCCATGTCTTCTCCTTGCAGACACTGGCAGATTATAGAAATGTGGCGAAAGAAACAGGTCTAGGATGACAGCAACTGAGCAAGAGATGGGGTCTATTTGGGGCTGGGACTCTGAGTTTATCTCCTGTATGACTTGTGTATGCAGCATGCAGcttgtaggtgtgtgtgtgtgcatgcagtaTGTGGGTTGTGGGGTGTGCGTGTATGCACAGTGTGTGgctgtggtgtatgtgtgtgcatgcagtgTGTGGTTGTgaggtggtgtgtgtgcatgcaggtgCGCTGAGGGGACTGACCGCCCTGCCTGGGGAGAAGTGCTTTTCCTGGAGGGGGAGGAGCTCTTTGCAGAGCTGAGCCCCACAGCCACAGAACCACCctggggaagaaaaggaggaggggaaggaaggttcCTAACTGTGGGCTGGGATGGCTGAGACCCGAGAAGCTAAGAGGTGGGGCAGaggaatttggaaaaagaaaagggatggAAGGTGGGTCCACAAACAAGGTGCACAGTTAGTTGcatgagggagaggaggaaataaAGACTTCCAGCTCAAGAGTCAGGCAGAGcctggttcaaatcctgactcttaTCCCTTACAGTTAGGTgagctttctgagcctcagttcctaaCCTGTGAAATTGGGGTAACGGCTATGCCGTCTCACGGGAGCATCTGTAAAGCATGTGTCACAAGTACTCAATCACTGCCGATCCTCCTTCCACAAGAGGGCTCAAGAGACCCCCGGGCTGCTTCTCAGAGCTTCCCATTTATGTGTCTTGTGGTCATCTCTGTCCTCAACCCTGTACCTCAAAGGAGGGTTTCTGACCCCCACTTCCCAGGCCAATCCCTCTCTGTGAGAAGTCCTCATGACCGTGACCGGCCAGCTTCCTGGAGCGTCGCCGAGCAGGCTCTGGTACCTGGGGACGCAGGTCAGAGGAGCCCCCAGGGGCCTCGAGTTATTATGGAGGTTGAACAGCAGAAACTGAGCAAAGGTAGACGACAAATAAATCGTGATTCCATGTTTGGGACTCTTTCCAGGAATGAAACACCAGGAGGAATAAGTAATGTTgcactattttatatattttatattatattttatatattaagtagtttcccttatccacagtttcactCTCTGATGGTTCAGTTACCTAAGGTCAGCCACAGTTGgaaaataggtgagtacagtacTATAAcatattttgagagacagagagaaagagaacattcacataactttatattattataattttcattttattgttgttaaactcttttttttttttttttgagacagagtttcactttcgttgcccaggctggagagcaatggtgtgatcttggctcactgcaacatccaccttccaggttcaagttattctcctgccgcagcctccctagtagctgggattacaggtgcccaccaccacgcctggctaatttttgtatttttagtagagacagggttttaccatgttggccaggctagtctcgaactcctgacctcaggtgatctgcttgcctcggcctcctgaagtgctgggattacaggcgtgagtcactatgCCCGGCCTAAACTCTTCACTGTGCCTAAtgtataaattaaacttcatcatatgtatgtatgtatgtatgtatgtatgtatgtatgtatgtatgtatgtacgtgtaGGAAAAAAGATAGTATATACAGGGTTTGGTGCTATCTAAGGTTCCTGGCATCCACTGGGgcgtcttggaatgtatcccctgaGGATAAAAGGTGACTACTGTATATGATAGCTTGTAtttatgttctcattttttttattattatactttaagttctagggtacatgtgcacaatatgcaggtttgttacatatgtatacatgtgccatgttggtgtgctgcacccattaactgtcatttacattaggtatatctcctaatgtatccctcccccctcccccaaccccacgacaggtcctggtgtgtgatgttccccttcctgtgtccaagtgttctcattgttcaattctgttctcattgttttcaaagaggTACATCAATATTATTGAATTGCATTCACTCAATAGACCTATCAGGTAAATGAGAACAAGGAAGAATTCCGTCTGTGAGAATTCTTGGGTGTGCTGGCCCCAAGTCCCATGGCTAGTGGCGAGACTGTAACTGGCCATGAACTTGGGATCTCAGCTCCAAACCACTCTCCAGACCTTGTTGCTTCTTGGGAATCTTTTGGCTGTAAAGGTGTGAGAGACCAGCGTGAGGATACGCTGGGACTCTCCCTCTGGGGGTCTTGAGGAGTGGGGACTGCCCCCTTCTTTTGTTGTAAGAAAGAGAGATCTGCTCCCAAGATTGAGGGATGGACAAAATAACCTTTAGAGAAGGACAagaattgaaaggaaaataaataaggaaactaagaGGAGCTAGTGTTCATTGATGTTTCAAAAGGGGGAAAATTTGgatctttttcttattaaaagccaaaaggaaaagttaagtaaaaaaaaaaaaagatacagtggAATTATGTTCtcactgggagtggggagggctcAACTTGTGGGACATTTTTCTGCCTCGCTGGGGGTGACGCCCTTGTGGAGTGACTTCCAGTCTAAGGAGATGGAGGGAGCGATAAGGGTGAGGTGGGGGTTGTAGATGCCTTGATAAGCGAGGCAGGTCAGGAAAGGAGCACCTGCCAAGGAAACTACAACCCATAAAGCTGGTCCTGGGGCGGGGGGGTTGGGACATGGGGGGCCGGCAGGGGAGGAGGCTGGCCCAGTCTGAGCTGCACAGAGCAGGTGTGCAGGGACTTGCCGCCAAGGGCATGTCCAGGGGTCtggggaagagaaaggggaggCCCAATGCTCAGGCCCCCCCACCCGCCATCCCTGGGCCTTCGCCCTCTCACTTGCCCTTCTCTGCCTACCTCGTCCTCTCCAGTGGGAAGGGCATGGACAAGTAACCTGGGTGAGGACCATGGTGTCCCCCGGCAGTCCCAGCTGGTAGACCAGAGATTTGGAGTCTCTCCTGTTCTCTCCTTGCCTTCTCTCCAGACTGTTTCTTCCTCTTGTGATATTCGACATCAccattctatttttccttttctctcctttcttttcatgcCTCTCTCAGCTTTCTGCAAGTGAGGACATCTGCAAACTCTCGCCTTCAGAGAGCAGCTTCCCTGCCACTGATGAATGGTCAGTAATGCCTCCAGGCACTCGGGAGAACTGGGCTGGGGGCACCAAACTACACCGTCAAGTCCCAGAACCCTTCACGCCAAAGCAGCCTGACCTCTTATTCTAACATAATAAAGAGGAGGAGGAACCATAATACCtagatttccatttttaaaaattacactccCACCCTACGTGGCCACAGCCATCTACGAAAAGGATTcagggccggatgcggtggctcatgcctgtaatcccagcactttgggaggccgaggcgggcgcctcacgaggtcaggagttcgagaccagcctggccaacatagtgaaactccgtctctacaaaaaaaaattagctgggcctggtggcaggcacatgcaatcccagctactcagaaggctgaggcaggagaatcacttgaacccgggaggtggaggttgcagtgagctgaaattgcgcctttgcactccagcccaggcaacagtatgagagactccatctcaaaaaaaaaaaaatagaaagaaagaaaaggattcaAATACCATACCTTAAAACTAactgtggccaggcgcagtggctcacaccggtaatcccagcactttgggaggccgaggcgggcagatcacctgaggtagggagttcgagaccttcCTGACCAACAGAaagaaaccctttctctattaaaaatacaaaattagctgggtgtggtggcacatgcctgtaattccagctactcgggaggctgagacaggagaatcacttgaacccaggaggtggaggttgtaggtgagctgagatcgtgccattgccctcccgtctgggcaacaagagtgagactccatctcaaaaaaaaaaaagtgattatcaCTGGATGGTGGAATTATTAGCCTTTTTggggttttgtatttttctatattttctactttgtaataagaaaaaatatttaagggaTTCCCTGTTTTCTGCAAGAATTTATCTCTTTTAACACTGCGGAGGTCAGGCGGGTGGTGGTGGCAAGGAAATGGAAGTAATGGAAACAACTCAGTTATTTCCACTCAAGCCTGCCCGGGAGGCAATTCTCACCCCAGCCGCCCTCCCCATTCATTCCCACAGAGCTGGAGATGGCTTCTCTTTTTGCCAGGAAACCAAGAGGCTGCTCCCCCAAAATAGCCAGGAGGGAGGAGATTAGTGATGGTTTTTTCCATTCAAGCATCATTCTTTGGATCTCACGTCAATGGGTTCAAGGTGGGGTGAGCAGGGTCACCTGCCTACTTGAATCTTTCCTTACTCACCTTCAAGCGACCTCCGTACCACTCCCTAGTCCCTTGTCATCTGGCTTGGACCATCAGGAAGTGTGTAAGAGATGGTGTCTGCTGTATGTGAGACAGCATCCATGTGGGCATGTCTGCTAACACGAGTAAACTCTGTGGGAAAGCATCTCTTTGTGTGTTTCTGTCTGCAGTTCCCTCTTGCAGAAAGGGTGCCTGTCTCCGCAGTGTCCTTGGACCTGCATGTGGTATTTCATTCAGGTCTGGTATGCATGGATGAGCAGGAGCAGTGTGAACTGGTTATGAGAGTTCAGGAGTGACTAAAGTCTTCTCTTACCTGTCTTAGCAGCCATCCTGCATCTAATGGCCTATGTCTCTGTTGCTGGTTTTCGAAAAAAGGCCTTCATTCTGTCTCCCTAACTCACAACCCTCCAACCATCTCTGCCCAAGAAGCAGTTGGGGGTGATTACCCACAGCCGGTTACTGCCAACAGATCTGTGCTCACCAGGCTCATGGGCAGGAGGCGCATCCAAGTACTGAGGCAGGATTCTCCCAGATCTGTTATTTGGGATCCTAGACTCCCTGCCGCACTGCGGCTTCTCTGCAGACTCTAACTCCTTTTGCCAAGCAATGAGGTTGGAGATGAGCCTCTAACAACCTTTTCTTTCGTCTAAGAGTACAGAAAGGtgtaaaatgaaagaagaggGTGTTTCAACCTGGTGGTACAAGAGGACAAAGGCTAGAAAAGTGGGAAAACCAGGGGAGGGTGAAGAGAGGGTGTGAATGGGCTCTACCAGCTGCAAGGCACCCTGCTCTTtgtctctcgctctctctccgtTCACTCTCTCTtcatctgtctctctgtctctgcgtctctatctctctgtctctaccCCTCAGTTTCTGCCTGTCTcggtctctttctttctctctttttctatgtctctgtctgtctctgcctgtctatgcctgtctctgtctctgtgtcttttatacacacacacagcatgtgCTTTTACCCATCCTTACCCTATGCTCCTCCCCATCTTTATTTTCTGGCAGACCCATGCTTCATGTAGAGCAGCATGTTCATACCCACGACTTGAGAATCCTGTCCGGCTCATCTGTTCTGGGCCTCATCCTATGCAAACCACTCTTGTTACAGAAAGGCCACATAGAATAGTGGGAAGATatcatatttaaaagtaaaagttaaTCAAGAGTCCTTTTCTGCCCCTTAGTATTTGGGCGATTTTGAGTGAGAGAGTCATTttttctgtgagcctcagtttcctcatgaatGTAATAGATATGAGAACACTATGATTTTGCAGTCCTGGTTTCTACGTGGATCTAATGGTGTAATGGATATGAATGTACATTGCAAGCTGTTAAGTCATTTCTGCTAAATACAGAATGACCCACTGTGGTCATCTTGGAAGCCTCGGCCATCCCTGCTGGCTGTGCTCCATTCTTGTGCCTCGCCATTGGAACGCTCTAGTGAGCCGGAATGAAGTTCAGGCCCATGGCTGTGATGTCACAGAACATGTGAAGTCAGAGGTCCTATGGAAGGTGAGGGGAGAAAATGCCCCTGGAAAGGGTTAAGGGCCAGGACAGGAATGGGGCAGGAGGTGCACGGATCCTGCTGGGCACTGGGAGCAGGGGGCGGCCAAAGGCAGTGGGTGGGCAGGTCCATGCCTCCCCTGGCCCCCCAGCTCTGCAGGGCAGTGTTCCTGGTTCCTATCTTGCTGCTGCTGCAGGTGAAGCCTCTGAACGGGAGCCCAGGCCCCAAAGATGGGAGCCAGACAGAGAAAACGCCCTCTGCAGGTAGGTGGAAAAAAAGACAGGAGCCATACAGAGAAAACACCCTCTTCAGGTAGGTAGAAAAAAAGACGGGAGAGTCTGGAGGCTCAGGGTGAGGTCTGTGTGAGGCCAGGCCCCAGGTCACTGATGAGGCTAGGGTGAGACCTGACATAGGTCTGGTTTATGGGGGGTAACTCCAGCCACTGATGGTTATCATGTGAAATAATAGTGTCGGCTCACCATGGGCCAGCTGAGCTTGCATGCAACTTCTGTGTGTGTAAGCATGGTGCATTTGGCTGGCTTTTGTCATGCTTCAAGGTGGCCCCTGACTCCCCCAGTGTTGAAACCCTAGAGGAGGCAGCTAACCTTaggaatggtgtgtgtgtgtgtgtgtgtgtgtgtgtgtgtgtgtgtgtgtgtgtgtgtgtttgagttgGGGCTGTGATTGAACACAGACCAGAAAAAACCTCTAGAAAGAGCATCCCCTCTCTGGTGAAGGCTAAGGATATGGGCAATTGGGACTGCAGCCCTAGGCTTCAACGTGTTTTTCCTATTCTAACTTCTCCTTTCTGGTTCAGGCCAGGGTCAGGGCTCAGTCCTTGTCCTTTTCCCCTGTTCCAGACCAGAATCAAGAACAGTTCGAAGAGCACTTTGTGGCCTCCTCAGTGGGTGAGATGTGGCAGGTGGTGGACATGGCCCAGCAGGAAGAAGACCAGTCGTCCAAGACGGCAGCTGTTCACAAGCActctttccacctcagcttctgCTTTAGTCTGGCCAGTGTCATGGTTTTCTCAGGAGGGCCATTGAGGCGGACATTCCCAAATATCCAACTCTGCTTCATGCTCACTCActgaccctccctccctcctgggctccaggtcACAACTCCCAAAGGAGATGCAGGCATGGCTCTCTGCCTCTGATCACCATCACTGTATCTCAAGGTTCAGCAGCAGAGATACCAGTTGCCATCAGTGCTAACTGACTGCCTCTCCAGGTTCGGAGTTTCATCTCCCAGGGCCAGAGACAGCAGACCCACATCCTTCTCTCCCACACCTCTCCTGGTTTTGTTCAGGACAGCAGATTAGAGGCAGGAGGCAATGACAATAAAATAACGATAAAATCCTGAGAACAATTGGGAGCAGCTTTCCGATACTTAATCCAAGCCCTTCTCGTCTCCAACTAGACTGCTTTATTGTCCAATCTTTGGTCCACTGGGTGGCCTTCAAACCCACCAGGTCACCAATTgttgattctttccttttcttgtgtCCATGAAACATTTTTGGCATTTCTCCCTCTTATCTTTTCTAACTTCAGGGTATTTTTCTCCCGTACAGTTAATGACTTCCAGGCATAGAACATAGCAGGAACAAGTCATTAAGAGACAAGCGGAAGCCAAGTGCCAGCTTTTATTTTTGGAACAGAAGCAGAAAGGAAATCTTGCTCTGATTCCATGGATGTGACCAGGGAGGTGTTGGTCGATATTTCTGTGCTGTGGCATCTTTGGTAACCAAGTTACCAGAGCTGGCAGCGGCTGGAGGGGTTCAAGAGAGCACCACGTGCACAGCGGAAATACCTGGCAAAGGCTGGGGTGCTGCTGAGGGGCCCGTGGACTCGGAGGTGTGGAGGGCTGTGAGTGTCGTGAGAGTCCTGGGGGCTGGGCTTCCTACACATCACCTGAGCAGGAAGAGAGGTCATTGAAGGGGGAGGGTCCACAGGACAAAGCTGACCCGGTGACAAGGGGTGATCAGGGACAGCAGACAAAGAGGGGAACCAGGGGATCAAGTGCCCCAAGGGCCACATGGAGCATTTGAAATGTATAGTTCATTTAATCTGGCAATAGGAGTCCAGGAGGAGGGCCTGGGCTGTGTAATGATACCATTTATCAATGACAGAGAGGCAGGGTCTAGCGCAGGAGCTCTGGGGTGAAGTCTAATCTAAGCGTGTTGAAGACCTGGCACCTGAGTCTGTTGAGGGAGTACAGGGTGCTTAAGGAGGTGATGTCAAGTGGGCGCCACACCTAAGGTCAGGTGTCTGAAGAGGAATGTGGCACACAGTCAGCCTGtcgcaggctttttttttttttttgtgagactgagtcttgctctaccacccagcctggagtgcagtggcatgatcttggctcactgcaacctccgcctcccaggttcaagcgattctcgtgcctcagcctctcaagtagctgggattacaggcgcccgccaccaagcccagctaagttttgtatttttagtagagacggggtttcaccatattggccaggctggtcttaaactcctgatctcaagtgatccgcccacctcggcctcctagagtgccaggattacaggtgtgagccactgtgcccaaccacaGGCTCATTTTTAAGGCATCTGTATTTTGGGGgtatgagaggaaaaaaaagttggtCTCCTCCTCTCCTGGAGGAACTTGGGAATAGAGTTTTTTCTACCTTTTGAGTTGTGGGGGTGCTGAACTAGGTAGAAGAACCTGTAGTCATCTGAGGGGTGATTCCAAGGGgtagggagggaagagaaaagataACAGTGAGGACATCTGCAGAAGAGGGTTTGGGGTATTTGACGGAGTGTCTGAAGAGGGGACTTCCATGAGCTTCAGTAATAAGGCGTTCAACTGACATAAAGCAAGCTGTGGCGGGAGGTGGCCGCTGCCTACCTGGGCATAGCTTCGAAAGAAGATCTGCTGGGGGCTGAGGTCCAGGCTGGGCAGGACAGTCTCCCCATGGTGCCGTAACAGCCTCTTGCTGTATGCCTGGGTAGGGGTGGGTAGAGAAGGGCCATCAGGCTCTAGACCTGTGGCCATTTGAAAGTCCCTCCACACAGTACCCAAAACCCATGGCCCTTGCTCACTGGTTCTGCACTGACTAGTTGATCTGAGCCAGAAGAAAGAGTACTTCCCAGAAGACCTATAGATGTCCTAAAATGGAGGATCTCTGGGGTAGGAGGGGGATCCCCAAGTTGCCGTCTATTCAGTGGGGATGCGAAGGGCAGAAAGCCATGCAACTGTACTTGTGTCAGGAATGGTGGAAGGAAAACTTGAGGACATGTTTTCTAGTCTGCCAGTACACATAAACTGTGGCCCTTGACACTTGCATACCTGCAGCGCGATGGCTAGCCCCCCAACGTCTGCAGCATTCTCTAAGAATGTGAGGGAGTCATTGAAGGAGGTTCTGCTAGGTAATGGAAAGGCAGCATAATGGCGCTTCAGGCACAGGTGAGCTTCC
The window above is part of the Homo sapiens chromosome 7 genomic scaffold, GRCh38.p14 alternate locus group ALT_REF_LOCI_1 HSCHR7_2_CTG6 genome. Proteins encoded here:
- the LLCFC1 gene encoding sperm-egg fusion protein LLCFC1 precursor, translating into MPPLAPQLCRAVFLVPILLLLQVKPLNGSPGPKDGSQTEKTPSADQNQEQFEEHFVASSVGEMWQVVDMAQQEEDQSSKTAAVHKHSFHLSFCFSLASVMVFSGGPLRRTFPNIQLCFMLTH